The DNA window AATAGCAAACAGCGAAGGTAAACGTACAACTCCTTCTATTGTTGCATTTATAGACGGTGGCGAACGTAAAGTAGGCGATCCTGCAAAACGTCAGGCTGTAACAAACGCAAAGCGTACGGTATTCTCTATCAAACGTTTTATGGGTGAAAACTGGGATCAGGTTCAAAAGGAAATCTCTCGTATGCCATATAATGTAGTAAAAGGAGAGAATAATACCCCACGTGTTGATATTGACGGACGTCTTTATACTCCACAGGAAATTTCTGCAATGATTCTTCAGAAAATGAAAAAAACTGCAGAAGATTACCTTGGACAAGAAGTTACTGAAGCTGTTATCACAGTTCCTGCATACTTTAGCGACTCTCAACGTCAGGCTACAAAAGAAGCCGGACAGATTGCCGGTCTTGAAGTTAAACGTATTGTAAACGAACCAACTGCTGCAGCTTTGGCTTACGGTCTTGACAAAGCTCACAAAGATATGAAGATCGCCGTATTCGACTTAGGTGGTGGTACATTCGATATCTCTATCCTTGAATTCGGTGGCGGTGTATTCGAAGTTCTTTCAACTAACGGTGATACTCACCTTGGTGGTGACGACTTCGACCAGGTTATTATCGACTGGTTGGCTGATGAATTTAAGAATGATGAAGGTGTAGACTTGCGTCAGGATCCAATGGCTCTTCAACGTTTGAAGGAAGCTGCCGAAAAAGCAAAAATTGAACTTTCTTCAACTACAACAACTGAAATCAACTTGCCATACATTATGCCGGTTGCAGGTGTGCCAAAGCACTTGGTTAAAACATTGAGCCGTGCTAAATTCGAATCACTTGCACATAACTTGATTCAGGCTTGCGTTGAACCTTGCCGTAAAGCAATGGACGCTGCAGGATTAAGCAACTCAGATATCGACGAAGTTATCCTTGTAGGTGGTTCTACTCGTATTCCTGCTGTTCAGGATCTTGTTGAGAAATTCTTCGGAAAGACTCCTTCTAAAGGTGTAAACCCTGATGAAGTTGTTGCTATTGGTGCAGCAGTTCAAGGTGCTGTATTAACAGA is part of the uncultured Bacteroides sp. genome and encodes:
- the dnaK gene encoding molecular chaperone DnaK; translated protein: MGKIIGIDLGTTNSCVSVFEGNEPVVIANSEGKRTTPSIVAFIDGGERKVGDPAKRQAVTNAKRTVFSIKRFMGENWDQVQKEISRMPYNVVKGENNTPRVDIDGRLYTPQEISAMILQKMKKTAEDYLGQEVTEAVITVPAYFSDSQRQATKEAGQIAGLEVKRIVNEPTAAALAYGLDKAHKDMKIAVFDLGGGTFDISILEFGGGVFEVLSTNGDTHLGGDDFDQVIIDWLADEFKNDEGVDLRQDPMALQRLKEAAEKAKIELSSTTTTEINLPYIMPVAGVPKHLVKTLSRAKFESLAHNLIQACVEPCRKAMDAAGLSNSDIDEVILVGGSTRIPAVQDLVEKFFGKTPSKGVNPDEVVAIGAAVQGAVLTDEIKGVVLLDVTPLSMGIETLGGVMTKLIDANTTIPCKKSEVFSTAADNQSEVTIHVLQGERPMASQNKSIGQFNLSGIAPARRGIPQIEVAFDIDANGILKVTAKDKATGKEQTIRIEASSGLSKDEIDRMKAEAEANAEADKQEREKIDKLNQADSMIFQTEKQLEELGDKLPADKKAPIEAALAKLKEAHKAQDIAGIDAATAELNKVFQAASEQMYAQGAGQPGAEQAGPDMNAGAGAQGGSDKHQGDNVQDADFEEVK